DNA from Megasphaera vaginalis (ex Bordigoni et al. 2020):
TGCATGTCGATCATCGTCAACAACGTATTGCGGGAATGCATGAATTTGCTTCTGTCCTGTGCGTCCATGCGTGTCAGCAATACTTGTCCCGCAATCTGCCCGTATTCGCGAAACAGCTTTTCATACGTATGCATCAATAAGCCCTGCCCGACAGCGGCAAGCGCTTGCTTTCTGCGTATTTCCTTAGGTCGCTCCGAAAGGCCCAGCGAGGCCATGCCGGCGCTGACGGCAGCGGAAGAAACGAGGATCATTTCCCGACCGGAATTGGCCAGATCGGCAATTTCCCGCACCAACTGTTCCATACGGTGATAATTCAATTTTCCCGTCGCATATGTCAAGGAGCTGGAGCCGATCTTGACGACGACTCTTTTTTTGCCGGCAAACGCGGCTTCTCGTTCCGTCATGAGAAACACATCCTAGTTTTTGATAAATGCAAAGTGAGACTTTTCTTTCTTCTTTTTGAACAGAACGCCGTAGTGGCCGATGACCTGTACCAGTTCGGCGCCCAACATATCCGCCAGCGTTTGCATCGTTTCCTTCGTATCCAAAGCCGCGTTGTTCAAAACATGGGCTTTGATCAGCTCGCGCGCCGACAATGCCGCTCTGGCACTATCGATAACGGGATTGCTCAAACCCTCCTTGCCGATCTGTACGACTGACGGCAGTTGACTTGCCAGCGCTTTTAACGCCTGTTTATCTTTTCCTGTCACAGTATCGCTCCTTTACTCACTGACGATATTCAAATTCCATCGTGTAAATGCGGACCGTATCGCCTTCCTGAATTCCCTTTTCCTTTAACAGCTTATCCAGCTCCATGTAGCGCCAGATTCGTTGGAAACGGCGCAGCGACTGGTCGTCGTCAAAATTCGTCATCGCCACCAACCGTTCAATGCGCATGCCGGTAATCACGAATGCGCCGTCGTCAGCCCGCGTGATTTCAAAATCGGGTTTTTCCGCCGCTTTATAAACGACTTCATCACTGTTGTCGTCCGCCTCGGGAACGTATTCCTGAATCAACGTCCAGACCCGTTCCAAAAGACTGTCCAGTCCTTCGCCGGTCAGCGCGCAGATCGGATACACTTCGCGTCCTTGCGCCGCCATATAGGCTTGCAGCTTTTCCAGATTTCCGGACTCGCCGAGCAGATCGACCTTATTGGCGGCGATGATCTGCAGCTTCTTCGCCAACTTCTCGCTGTACCTGGCCAATTCGCCGTTGATTTTTTCATAATCGTCAATAGGATCGCGGCCCTCCGTCCCCGAAACGTCGAGAACATGGACTAAGACCTTCGTCCGCTCAATATGCCGTAAAAAGT
Protein-coding regions in this window:
- a CDS encoding YhbY family RNA-binding protein produces the protein MTGKDKQALKALASQLPSVVQIGKEGLSNPVIDSARAALSARELIKAHVLNNAALDTKETMQTLADMLGAELVQVIGHYGVLFKKKKEKSHFAFIKN